The stretch of DNA ATTATCAGCTTGATTTGCAAATTGTTATTATTAATGACGGAAGTGTAGATCAAACAAAGGTTATAGCTGAAAGATTACAAGAAGATTATGATAATCTAAAGCTTATTAATCATCCAGTTAATCAAGGACTTGGGATGGCTGTTAAAACGGGCATAGAATATGTTTTGAAAAATAGTTCTAATAGTGAATACATTTGTTTTATGGACTGTGATAATACCCATGATCCTAAGTATATACGCGATATGATAGATAAACAAAAAGAAACCCATGCAGATGTCGTTATCGCTTCAAGATATCAAGAGGGTGCATCGGTTCGGGGGCTTTCAAAACTAAGACGCTTTACTTGCCAAGCAGCCAAGAGGGTTTATGGGACCTCTTTACATGTAAAAGGGGTAAGGGACTATACTTGTGGCTATAGACTTTATAAAAGGACTATTTTAGAGAAATTAAAAGATAAGTTTAAAGATCAGATGATCGAAGAGAGTGGATTTGCCTGTATGACGGAGCTTTTGTACAAGCTATATGCTTGTGGTGCTGTTTTCGCAGAGGTGCCTTTTGAACTTAGATATGATTTCAAACAAGGGGATAGCAAAATGAAAATCATCAGAACATCTATTAATAGCATGAAGTTAGTTATAAAGCTTAAAAGAATTAAAACTTGATAGGAAAGATTTGAAAGTTTACCAATTTCTATATGATTTTCTTAAAGTGGAAATTTTAAAGTGTTCAGTGTGACATAATTAAACATCAAGAATATCATAGGTTTGATAGGGTCAAGTTTATATTTTTAAAATAGTTTTGTGGGTGAAAAGTAAAAATATAATCTATTTAGAAATTTGATTATCGCGTGTAATAAGGATATAATAAAGACAACAAAC from Cellulosilyticum sp. I15G10I2 encodes:
- a CDS encoding glycosyltransferase family 2 protein; the protein is MNEITVMLPAYNEEGNIIELIKKWENYKSTLKLHYQLDLQIVIINDGSVDQTKVIAERLQEDYDNLKLINHPVNQGLGMAVKTGIEYVLKNSSNSEYICFMDCDNTHDPKYIRDMIDKQKETHADVVIASRYQEGASVRGLSKLRRFTCQAAKRVYGTSLHVKGVRDYTCGYRLYKRTILEKLKDKFKDQMIEESGFACMTELLYKLYACGAVFAEVPFELRYDFKQGDSKMKIIRTSINSMKLVIKLKRIKT